The genomic DNA CAAAAGAAGGACTGGTCCAACTCGCAAAAGAAGGACTGGTCCAACTCCCCAGGCTGCAGAGACAGACCAGAAAAAGAGTGTAGGCTAGAAAATGAGAGCAGTGAAACACAGAATGTGCTCATTGTTCTTGCTCGCTTATTTAATCAaaacagccctgtgtgtgtgtgtgtgtgtaacccagCTCATTGTCCAACCGCAGAGGGGAAACAGCCAGCAGAGGCTTTTTTGAAAACCGTCCAGCTGTCAAAGTGGCAGGGACACTTTCACAAAGCacccctcatttctctctctcgctctctctctctctctctctccccttctttctctcccttctctctctccctatctgagCCAAGTGCAGTGACATCAACACCCAATCAATGGTCatgtgccccccaccccccacacaccaaTTTGTTTTGAATCCTCACACCTCCAGGTTGGACAGTTGTGGATGCATATAGGTGCCATGTTGTTTTTTCCACTTCTCTCCTCACATGGCTATATTGATTTATTGAGAGTTCCTTTTTCAAAAACTGACTATTTTTTTAAGCCAACCCACAGTGACCGATGACCATACTGTTCAGTGCCTCTCTGAGGTCATCAGTGACCCCTGTTCTGGCAACCCTATTAACTAAACTGTAAAAGACTCCAAAGGGGTCTGTCCTAGTTGGTGAATTGTGTATTTGTAgatgtttctatgtgtgtgttcactgggcTGGGTGGGGGTTGCTTGGTGTTGGCAGTGTGTTTTCGCTCTGTGGCAGTATggtatggtgtttgtgtgtgtgtgtgtttgtgtgtgtttgtgtcatgaTGTCACTGCTCCTGATGTCACTGACATCagccctgttgtgtgtgtgtctcgcagGATCCCGGCGCACTACGTGTACCCACAGGCCTTCATGCAGCCCAGCGTGGTGATCCCTCACGTGCAGCCCAGCACTGCCTCGGCCGCGTCCGCCTCCTCGCCCTACATCGACTACACGGGCGCCGCCTACGCCCAGTACAGCGCCGCCGCCAGTGCCGCCGCGGCCGCTGCCGCCTATGAGCAGTACCCCTACGCCGCCTCTCCGGCTGCCACCGGCTACGTCGCCACCGCCGGATACGGATACGCAGTGCAGCAGCCCCTGGCGACCGCCACGCCCGGGTCggctgctgccgccgctgccGCCTTCGGCCAGTACCAACCACAGCAGCTGCAGGCTGACCGCATGCAATAACAGCCAACCGGCAGTCAGACACCAGGGGGGTGGGGAGGtgctgccccccaccccagctGCTCGCTGCTGATTGGCCATGGACGAGGAAGAGAAAGCAAGGGAGTGGACGCTGGTTGGATGAATGTGCTGTCAGCAGGAGAAAGGGTGGGGATTCGGCAGGTGGACTGGTGAGGTGGGAACTCCGTAGCTTTCCAACttgctgtgtttttttcccaaaaccaaaaaaaacgACAAACAAGTGaacaaaggaagaaaaaaagaacaaaacaaagatAAAATTGAGACAAAAAAATCACAAGGAAGAGTATGGAAGGAGAGTTAGCTTTTTACCAttatcattattgttattattattattattattattacaattttTGTTGTTTGACATACGGTATAATTATTAAAGTAGAGTATTTATTGCTTAAAGAAGAGCAAAGACTAATCACTGTGGTATACTGTAGCTGTTGATGAGGCCTTAGGCCCCTTAGCTGTCATTAACGTAGGGGGCAGGTTTTAAGTCCGAGGTCATTTCGTGAAGTGACTTCTGCGGCATTGTGGTTCAGAAGCCCGCTAACTCCTTATTTATTATCCTTTGAAAGGGCTCCTTTGTGTTCTGTCTACTTAAGTGCATTGAAgtatattattatcattattattattactattactattattttcTGATTTATCAGGGAAAAACGGAGCATCTTACAGTGATTAGAGACCTCTGCCGATCAGGGAATTGTAGGAATAACtgtggagaaatggagagaggagagagagagagagagagagagagaaagcattaGGAACACAGTTGTAGCTCATGtcacatgttcaaaactacctTTCATCTTTCAAATGCTGAATGTCCCTTTTTTCTCTGACTTTCATTTTGACCTCTTGACCTatgcaaaacaaatacacacatacacactcacacacattcataaatgCACTCCACAGAGAGATTAACAAAACAACATGCAACTGTAGGAAATGCTGATTCACTGAAGGTTCTTAGTTAGCTCCATGAAATCAGTGTTGAGCAATGAGAACGTGTGAATGAGAAGAATGATTtatcacataacacacacacacacacacacacagacagaatatGGACATGGAGGACAGGTAGCATGGTGGTGCAGTCCCTCTCTCGCACcgggggttagtgtgtgtgtgtgtgtgtgtgtgtgtctatctgtgagtgtgtgtctgtgtgtgctgggcAACAGCTGCAGGGGACAGGCAGTGACACACAGGCCGACTGCTCTGGAAAGAACGCATCACTTGTGCTCGTTTGTTGAGCTGTCACATTTTAATCCCTCTCTGcgccccacacccccaccaccctcgTCAGCACTTCCAGACCCACAGCGGGATTGGAGGACTTCTCACCCCCCTCCCAGCCCCTGGCCAAgctcaccccacccccaaccaccTCCCAACGTCCCATCCAGCGGCCGAACCTCCTCTGTGTGGGACTTCAGTGTGCTGTAgggacagacaaagagagaaagcgagagaaagcgagagagagagagactgagagagagaccacatgAGGTGCACAATAGGTGTGACGGCCCGGTAACCTCTCCTTGTCCTAGACACGTGTACCAACCATTGGCCCATCCTGTCCAATTCACACCTCCGTCGACTGTGGAGCACCCCAAAAACATCCACCACCAACATCACCTCTGTGGTTTCCTCATCCAGCAGAAGAGCTAGCCACCAGCATCAGTCCTCCATAAGCGAGGATGGATTTTTTGACAAGCAGAAAgacaacaaagcaaaacaaagaaCAGCTACATTCTCAGAAGAACTAACACCATATTTTTGTATTACAAAGCAGCACTCTAGTTTTAAAGGATTCACCTGCAAATGTAAAAGGGTACCCCCTGTGCCTTACTTTCATAATGCTATTTAAGAGAGCAGAGATTGACTATTTAAGATATTTATTCAGAGAGGTGACTGTGTTGCGCCTGAAAGATGAAGGCTTTGTGGCGGTACTGTATCACTATCATGTGTTCATCTCATGGCATATAAGTTATTCAGTAGATTtagttgtattattattattattattattattattatcattattacttttattattactattattatgatTAACATACTGAACCAAAATATTGATGTAGAATTTATTTAAGATGGAATTCTGTATGTGCACTGTACAATTCTAGTTTttgtgcattttgcattttagaacatgacattatgacattAAATATTGGCTAGTTTAATGCCGTTTGTACGAAACTTTATTTAAAATGCTGGCCCTGTTACAGGGCAGATAGtcccttttttgcctttttcgTTTTCTAGAACTGTTGAAATGACATCCAAGGAGAAACAGCCCAAAGTGCTGCTCAACATACATTAGAATGTATAGTCGTTGTCAAGATTGAATAGCTGTTGCTTCTGTTGCTTTTAATACTCCTCAGACGGGCTATTTTACATATGTTGGGAATTTTTATACTTGAATTATTTCTACAAgggaaaatatgaaaataaatgacaaaaaaaaaaactttttaagAAAGCTTTTCATTGTCACTGGATTGGAGGCATGTAAGTGTTATCTACTATTTAAAATGCAAAGGTCCTGTTTGTATTCAAACTTTATTTAAGAGTTTCAACACTATTTACTCTATACATGGAAATAAATGATTCTCAAATCGGCTTGACTGTGCTCATTTGAGGTGTTCTTAGTGTTCCACAGATGTTTTCATTAGAATATTTTTCTGGTATGACTGCTGCTTATTCTGTTAATTCCAGTTATATTTGTGTTATTGAAATTAAGACCTGGATGTAAAGTACCCTTGTTTTAGAAGGGAGGTGAGTGTAGCAGGGTTTGTTCCTGATAACATTTCAGCTTTCTGCTGAGTAAAACCATAGACAATCAATTTCCTGGAGAATTGATCTCAGTTGATCAGGCGCTCAGGGCTTTGTGATTAATTCTAAATTCTAAGATATCTGCAGTCACCTACACCATGCTCTAGAGTGTTGTAACAGTGTTTTTCCAGGATCCTTGTATATTGGCTCATTGGCTTATGGTAGCCATCAAAGGTTTTTACTTAAGGTTTCCTGAAGATTCTCTTTGCAAACTTAAATGCTGCGAGCAAGGCAAATAATCCTAAAAACCTTACACTTAAGCTCTTACAAGAGCAGACATTTATGATTAAGGTATAGGCTGTGTGCCATCTCCTTTATCTGTGACTAACAAGCACCCCATCACTGGATCCCTCCAACTCAAGTCAAGGTGTAGCCAGGTAGGAACTGAAACGGAAAAGTTTTCAAAAGCTTCCAGaacttcaccatcaccattTTGCCTCTTAAGTCTGCCCTGACTGTTGGTTATGAAAATAGCATCACCAAGGTTTCGCAAACATGCCATTGATCACTGCCTCGCCATGTTGGCCTAGTTTTACTGCAGATCCTTAAAACACCAGTTTGGTCCAGACGTCACCCTCACAAGCATCTCAAAATGGCAGATGTGTGTCCACAGGCTGGTCAATAATTCAGAGACTTCCTAATCAATAAGAAATGCCAGTAGGCTGAACTATCTCAATGATATCTTGGCTGGTCACCGACTATTTCTGTCAACTGTAACATGACacacttaggcctacttttacacgagcagacacacacacacacacaaacgcagaatgacacagcatacacactctTTCCATTCTTCATCAATGTCACCCCAGAGACAGTCCCACCAGAATTAGGGCAGCAAAAACTGAAAGAACATGCAGGCTTAGCAGACATGTTGTGATtacctcccacccccacccctctgaaTAAATGTGGACTTAAATTGACCACATGATCCCATACAGATCTCTTAGTAGGTTAATATATCCAAAACATACCAAATACCTCAAGATAAACATGGTCTTAATTTAgacaggggagggagaggcacGCGCAACATACCTGTTATGTTTATTGGCTAAACTTCTgtctaaataaaacaaatattacTACGTCAGAGGTCTTCTTTAAGTTTCACCGAACAGTTTAGTGCGTAGAAATTCAGTCAAGAGCAGCAGTCGGTGTCAAATGTATGGTCGCGCTATAATTTACCTTCCCCTGTCGTGTAACCGTTGATTAGGCTACACGCTCCAGAATTACGCTTTTTCAGCGGCGCTCAACGatacttagagagagagaggcagagacagagagatagaaggagacGGGACGTCGTCTGGGAATTATCCCTGTGTGTTTCCCCGGTCCTCTCGCAGGTTCACTGATGTTGCTTTATTTGGAAGTCCCGGAAGCGTTTGCTGCCCTGCTCAGTTGAATGACAAGAAGACTTGGGGAAGGGACGCGCAGGGACCAGCTCGTTTGAGGACGTCTGGgaacaagaaacagaaatacAACACTGCCGTAATAACATTGAAGAGAACACAGGTAAATAAACTTTATTTAATTATGGCAACCTCCTGAACCAAATAGTTGAGACAAGGATTCGATGgcgcgagagagagcgggtgACTGGCGCGCTCCACTGAAACATGCGTGTATTGTGTGAGGAGACATTTGCTGTGTGTGCAGTTAACAGAAGACACATCAGTAACAACAAAGGTTCGAACAAAAAGCCTTTTCATTTTCCATTCGTTTTCTCTCGTTATTGTGTAGCCTCTTTTTTGTCCACAATCCATGGGGCTAGTTACATCGCTGCGGAGGTAGATAGCAGGGTTCTTACAGCACCTGTCACGTTTCCCACTGAGGTTTAGATAGACCATGATAAATCAGAGCCACTACGTAAGATTTTTTGTCCACATTATTGGACATAAGGCAGATATCCTTCTAAAATACATAGAATGTGTAAGGCTGTAAACACATACAATCTGTGTCTTTCTCAGGGAAATCACTGCTCAACACTTGCAA from Alosa alosa isolate M-15738 ecotype Scorff River chromosome 20, AALO_Geno_1.1, whole genome shotgun sequence includes the following:
- the rbm24a gene encoding RNA-binding protein 24, with the translated sequence MHTTQKDTTYTKIFVGGLPYHTTDSSLRKYFEVFGEIEEAVVITDRQTGKSRGYGFVTMADRSAADRACKDPNPIIDGRKANVNLAYLGAKPRVMQPGFTFGVPQIHPAFIQRPYGIPAHYVYPQAFMQPSVVIPHVQPSTASAASASSPYIDYTGAAYAQYSAAASAAAAAAAYEQYPYAASPAATGYVATAGYGYAVQQPLATATPGSAAAAAAAFGQYQPQQLQADRMQ